One part of the Desulfurobacterium pacificum genome encodes these proteins:
- a CDS encoding histidine kinase — protein MKKILRAFFMSDLPIRLAYPVRMGLFYYTTAFIFLVVAYFVVADTVKEPALAKLVFEKLLVAIIVVGLFFFVVTYVYSRIVSEDYEKITNFAESLSKGNLDKNEVKLSSLADVDLIKIKEALERLRNSLLISKELLKKKGRG, from the coding sequence GTGAAAAAAATATTAAGAGCTTTTTTTATGTCGGATTTGCCTATAAGGTTAGCGTATCCTGTTAGAATGGGGCTGTTCTACTACACGACTGCGTTTATTTTTCTCGTAGTTGCTTATTTTGTGGTAGCTGATACTGTTAAAGAGCCTGCTCTTGCAAAGTTGGTTTTTGAGAAGCTTCTTGTGGCAATAATTGTCGTTGGTTTGTTTTTCTTTGTAGTTACGTATGTTTATTCCCGAATTGTTTCAGAGGATTATGAGAAAATAACTAACTTTGCAGAGTCGTTGTCAAAAGGTAATTTAGATAAAAATGAAGTAAAGCTAAGCAGTTTGGCTGATGTAGATTTGATAAAGATAAAGGAAGCTTTAGAAAGATTGAGAAATAGTTTGCTTATTTCTAAAGAGTTGCTTAAAAAGAAAGGTAGGGGGTAA
- a CDS encoding 2-isopropylmalate synthase, producing the protein MEREKLFIFDTTLRDGEQTPGVNLTVDEKVQIAKQLEKLGVDVIEAGFAISSPADFEAVKRIAKEVKNSTVCSLARAVEADIKTAWEALKEGNRVRIHTFIATSDIHLKYKLKMSRDEALKRAVEAVKLIQDVSEGKAEVEFSAEDAGRTDLKYLFEVLEAVIEAGAKVVNIPDTVGYAVPDEWYERILAIKENVPNIDKAIVSVHCHNDLGLATANSLMAVKAGARQVECTINGIGERAGNAAMEEIVMAIKVRPDQFPVYTDIDTKQIYKTSQLVSRLTGVLISRTKPIVGDNAFAHESGIHQHGVLECRETYEIMKPEDIGLKESKIVLGKHSGRHAFRKKLEEMGIELEEEKLEEAFRRFKELASRKKEIYDVDIELIIEGLEGEKKEKVYELASNQAISGEGVIPSATVKVRTPDGEKLGLAVGNGPVDATYKAIKNALSVGDEVVLRDFKIRALTAGTDALAEVYVTVENEGIRVSGRGVDPDIVRASALAFLEALDRLVKRKRKK; encoded by the coding sequence TTGGAAAGGGAAAAATTATTCATTTTTGATACTACATTGAGGGATGGAGAACAAACGCCGGGCGTTAACTTAACGGTAGATGAAAAAGTTCAGATAGCAAAGCAGTTAGAAAAGTTAGGAGTTGATGTAATAGAAGCAGGTTTTGCCATTAGTTCTCCGGCTGATTTTGAAGCTGTTAAAAGAATAGCAAAGGAAGTTAAAAACTCTACCGTATGTTCTCTTGCTCGTGCAGTTGAAGCCGATATAAAAACAGCCTGGGAAGCACTAAAGGAAGGTAATAGAGTAAGAATTCATACCTTTATAGCTACTTCAGATATTCATCTTAAATACAAATTGAAAATGAGTAGAGATGAAGCTCTAAAAAGAGCTGTAGAAGCTGTTAAGCTTATTCAGGATGTAAGTGAAGGTAAGGCAGAAGTAGAGTTTTCTGCTGAGGATGCTGGGAGGACAGATTTAAAATATCTATTTGAGGTTTTAGAAGCAGTAATAGAGGCAGGTGCGAAAGTTGTAAATATACCTGATACTGTTGGATACGCTGTACCTGATGAATGGTATGAGAGAATTTTGGCTATTAAAGAGAACGTTCCAAATATAGACAAGGCTATTGTAAGTGTTCATTGTCATAACGACTTAGGTTTGGCAACAGCGAACTCACTGATGGCTGTAAAGGCAGGGGCAAGACAGGTTGAATGTACCATCAATGGTATAGGTGAAAGAGCGGGTAACGCTGCAATGGAAGAGATAGTTATGGCGATAAAGGTACGTCCCGACCAATTTCCTGTTTATACAGATATAGATACAAAACAGATATACAAGACTTCTCAGTTAGTTAGTAGATTGACGGGAGTGTTGATTTCCAGAACGAAACCTATAGTTGGAGATAACGCTTTCGCTCATGAATCTGGTATCCATCAGCACGGTGTTTTGGAATGCAGAGAAACGTATGAAATTATGAAGCCAGAGGATATAGGCTTAAAAGAATCAAAGATAGTTTTGGGCAAACACTCTGGACGTCACGCTTTCAGGAAAAAGTTAGAAGAAATGGGTATTGAGTTAGAAGAAGAGAAATTAGAGGAAGCGTTTAGACGTTTTAAAGAGTTGGCTTCAAGGAAAAAAGAAATTTACGATGTAGATATAGAGTTAATAATAGAGGGATTGGAAGGTGAGAAAAAGGAAAAAGTTTACGAGCTTGCGTCCAACCAGGCTATAAGTGGTGAGGGAGTTATCCCTTCTGCTACAGTTAAGGTTAGAACACCAGATGGTGAAAAATTAGGATTGGCTGTAGGGAATGGTCCTGTAGATGCTACGTATAAAGCTATAAAGAATGCTCTTTCTGTTGGAGACGAAGTTGTCCTTAGAGATTTTAAGATAAGGGCTTTGACTGCAGGAACGGATGCTCTTGCTGAGGTTTACGTAACAGTGGAGAATGAAGGTATAAGGGTTAGTGGTAGGGGAGTAGACCCAGATATAGTTAGAGCCTCAGCTTTGGCTTTCTTGGAAGCTCTTGATAGGTTGGTAAAAAGAAAGCGAAAAAAGTAG
- the hemW gene encoding radical SAM family heme chaperone HemW — protein MKENCSTFHQPIKALYVHVPFCKSKCPYCDFFSVSHLEYVKEYEKFLHKEFSLKQPVLEAFPTIYFGGGTPSLMPPEFFYSFLSRVSQYSEVTVEVNPESATLSYLRELKDAGINRISIGIQTLSEKLLKFLGRRHSSKQALRALENAVSVFKNVSVDIMFGIPGQTVWSIEKELKQILEFPIKHVSAYALTIYENTPFFHQLSENDLVGDEETKKMYDLIRDLLKAEGFLHYEISNFAKAGFECRHNIHYWRLDNYEGLGPSAASFVGNVYRKNYANLNRYFLSLESNLTPIEEAVAFSVKELKEMKLAMGLRLMSGVNLKSLGIKEKLEKEELQVLEEAGYIEYDFPILKLTEKACFVSNYVISKIIKALL, from the coding sequence ATCAAGGAAAATTGCTCTACTTTCCACCAACCGATAAAAGCCCTTTACGTTCATGTTCCTTTTTGCAAATCTAAATGTCCTTACTGCGATTTCTTCTCAGTTTCTCACTTAGAGTACGTTAAGGAATATGAAAAGTTTTTACACAAAGAATTTTCTCTCAAGCAGCCGGTACTGGAAGCTTTCCCAACTATATATTTTGGAGGCGGAACCCCTTCTCTTATGCCTCCAGAATTTTTCTACTCTTTTTTATCAAGAGTATCACAGTATAGCGAAGTTACTGTAGAGGTTAATCCAGAAAGCGCAACGCTTTCTTACTTGAGAGAATTGAAGGATGCAGGAATTAATAGAATTAGCATAGGGATTCAAACGCTTTCTGAAAAACTATTAAAGTTTTTGGGGAGAAGACATTCTTCAAAGCAGGCTTTAAGAGCTTTGGAGAACGCAGTTTCAGTGTTTAAGAATGTTTCAGTTGATATTATGTTTGGAATACCGGGGCAAACTGTTTGGTCAATAGAAAAGGAATTAAAACAGATTCTGGAGTTTCCTATAAAGCACGTTTCTGCTTATGCGCTGACGATATATGAGAATACTCCGTTCTTCCATCAGTTATCTGAAAACGATTTGGTTGGAGACGAAGAAACTAAAAAAATGTATGATTTGATAAGGGATCTTTTAAAAGCAGAAGGGTTTTTGCATTACGAAATATCTAACTTTGCAAAAGCTGGTTTTGAATGTAGACACAATATCCATTACTGGCGGTTGGACAATTATGAAGGATTAGGACCCTCAGCGGCTTCGTTTGTTGGTAATGTTTATAGAAAAAACTACGCAAATTTGAATAGATACTTTCTTTCTTTAGAGTCTAATCTTACACCGATTGAAGAAGCTGTTGCATTTTCAGTAAAAGAGCTTAAAGAAATGAAACTTGCAATGGGACTTAGATTGATGTCAGGAGTTAATCTAAAGTCTTTAGGAATTAAGGAAAAATTAGAAAAGGAAGAACTGCAAGTTTTAGAAGAAGCTGGATATATTGAATATGACTTTCCTATTCTCAAACTTACAGAAAAAGCTTGTTTTGTTTCTAATTACGTTATATCTAAGATAATCAAGGCTTTGCTGTAG
- a CDS encoding tetratricopeptide repeat protein, whose amino-acid sequence MGLFDFFKKPKSEEEQFQEAVASKDYFKIAEIGKKIIKRNPNSLSILNFYVDALVRLGKKKEALQSIIEFAEKKIREEYYDIAIAVLKKALRIDPFNVKVLRLLAHAYEKKGLYYEAFKLLINTYKTMMDASSDTTRIVELIQELLEKRFHPFFYEKYADLLAGNGSLEEAFKNYVLAGNMYVNLKDYKGALRSLFKARNIRRTENMDRQLVEVVSHLKGEDVSSILLKILETNASNPEFLKFVIETFRSSGSLESLRKVASVISSPKAKYYLLSGISFEEGEIEDAKEYLQRLKLVDDGFYNSMLSFASSRYDINISSIDSRQVEKELPEVKDILEAFDEALNVNDLISDYVDDISLGVETFRDVDREVEQIEKDGTKYISLAEAMLGLEKYQEAIENAKKVLKNSKHFLKAVSIIVQSLKSLGRYNEALEFLTDILQREDLTSDKAAKIKALMGEIYEALGEKDRALLWYKEANKDLHEEELSRKIALLSTNR is encoded by the coding sequence TTGGGGTTATTTGATTTTTTTAAAAAACCAAAATCTGAAGAAGAACAATTTCAGGAAGCTGTTGCTTCCAAAGATTATTTTAAAATAGCTGAAATAGGGAAAAAAATCATAAAACGTAATCCAAATTCATTATCTATTCTTAACTTCTACGTTGATGCCTTGGTTAGATTAGGGAAAAAGAAAGAGGCTCTGCAGTCAATAATAGAGTTTGCGGAAAAAAAGATAAGGGAAGAGTACTACGATATTGCTATTGCTGTATTAAAGAAAGCACTTCGTATAGACCCATTTAATGTTAAGGTTTTAAGACTCTTGGCGCATGCTTATGAAAAGAAGGGTTTGTATTATGAAGCATTTAAACTTCTGATTAACACTTATAAAACAATGATGGATGCTTCTTCAGATACGACTCGAATAGTAGAACTTATTCAAGAACTATTGGAAAAAAGGTTTCATCCTTTCTTTTATGAAAAATATGCGGATTTACTTGCTGGGAATGGAAGTTTGGAGGAAGCTTTTAAGAATTATGTGTTAGCTGGAAATATGTACGTAAATTTGAAAGATTATAAAGGAGCTTTAAGGTCTCTTTTTAAAGCTCGTAACATTAGAAGAACTGAAAATATGGATAGACAGTTAGTTGAAGTAGTTTCTCATTTGAAAGGAGAGGATGTTTCTTCAATATTGTTAAAAATTTTAGAAACTAATGCTTCCAATCCAGAGTTTCTGAAGTTTGTCATAGAGACGTTTAGAAGTTCAGGTTCTTTGGAATCTCTTAGAAAGGTTGCATCGGTAATTTCATCTCCTAAGGCTAAATATTATCTGCTTTCGGGAATATCCTTTGAAGAAGGGGAGATAGAGGACGCTAAAGAGTATCTTCAGAGACTGAAGTTGGTTGATGATGGTTTCTATAACTCCATGCTATCCTTTGCGAGTTCCAGGTATGATATTAACATTTCCTCTATTGATAGTAGGCAGGTAGAGAAAGAGTTGCCTGAAGTTAAGGACATTCTTGAAGCATTTGATGAAGCGTTGAACGTTAATGATTTAATATCGGACTACGTTGATGATATTTCTTTGGGTGTAGAGACGTTTAGAGATGTAGATAGGGAAGTTGAACAAATAGAGAAAGATGGAACCAAATACATATCACTTGCTGAAGCTATGTTAGGGCTTGAAAAGTATCAAGAGGCGATAGAGAATGCTAAAAAGGTTTTAAAAAATTCCAAGCATTTTCTCAAGGCGGTTTCTATAATTGTTCAATCGTTAAAGTCTCTTGGAAGGTATAACGAGGCATTAGAGTTTTTAACAGATATACTTCAGAGAGAAGATTTAACTTCGGATAAGGCGGCAAAAATCAAGGCTTTAATGGGAGAAATATATGAAGCTTTAGGCGAGAAGGATAGAGCTCTTTTATGGTATAAAGAAGCAAATAAAGACCTTCACGAGGAGGAACTATCAAGGAAAATTGCTCTACTTTCCACCAACCGATAA
- a CDS encoding N-glycosylase/DNA lyase, protein MKKIDLQLNIERAREVAFTLLKALKEEGIFGEKDLPDDVAQKIMNEIDEEAFLSMVTLTTSLDYMRNANKLWESSINTLKDEEVNWVFSPKEVTKRGKEKLKKALMKHGLAAKKDKDTEIWYRISETLTKEFNGSIKKFFERFNYDVKEMFETLHKKEKENFPSLSGIKIFPHWIRSLKDKKNLPFKNVEKLPIPVDVHVARATFTTGCITGKYKAKGITETLRKKVIEVWEKGLEGTGISPIEMFRPLWLLSKHGCHYRKNGERPKLEECPVKDFCVDGKVIVTSKKVEIET, encoded by the coding sequence ATGAAAAAAATAGACCTCCAACTCAATATAGAAAGAGCAAGAGAAGTGGCTTTTACCTTACTTAAAGCTCTAAAGGAAGAAGGTATCTTTGGTGAAAAAGACTTACCGGATGATGTCGCCCAAAAAATAATGAATGAGATAGATGAAGAGGCTTTTCTATCTATGGTAACTCTTACAACATCTTTAGATTACATGAGGAACGCGAACAAGTTGTGGGAAAGCTCCATAAATACGTTAAAAGATGAAGAGGTAAACTGGGTTTTCTCACCTAAAGAGGTAACGAAAAGAGGAAAGGAGAAACTCAAAAAAGCTTTAATGAAACATGGTCTTGCAGCGAAAAAAGACAAAGACACAGAAATATGGTATCGGATATCGGAAACGTTAACTAAAGAGTTTAATGGCAGTATAAAGAAGTTTTTTGAAAGGTTTAACTACGATGTAAAGGAGATGTTTGAAACTCTACACAAAAAAGAAAAAGAGAATTTTCCGAGTTTATCAGGTATAAAGATTTTTCCACACTGGATAAGGAGCTTGAAAGATAAAAAAAACCTACCCTTTAAGAATGTAGAAAAACTGCCCATACCTGTTGACGTTCACGTAGCAAGAGCAACTTTTACAACCGGCTGCATTACAGGAAAGTATAAGGCAAAAGGTATAACTGAAACACTCAGAAAAAAGGTAATAGAAGTATGGGAAAAGGGACTTGAAGGAACGGGAATTTCACCGATAGAGATGTTTCGCCCACTATGGCTACTCAGCAAGCACGGATGCCATTACAGAAAGAACGGAGAAAGACCAAAATTAGAAGAGTGTCCTGTTAAAGATTTCTGCGTTGACGGAAAAGTCATAGTAACTTCTAAAAAGGTGGAAATAGAAACGTGA
- a CDS encoding prepilin-type N-terminal cleavage/methylation domain-containing protein encodes MKKLGFTLLELLIVLVILSLILTLILPAVINENLSDMASFKNKVKSAMDQISLHSTEESICADFKNNSISIGKAKIPLPTPFQLTTFVKPYTLISGENHNSFCFTASKPTVAGFIAKSKDHYLIIAMFLPVGEVEFSETDQAEAETFKDKVSKGRILEWFNSY; translated from the coding sequence GTGAAAAAATTGGGATTTACTCTCTTAGAACTTCTTATAGTATTGGTAATACTATCTCTAATTCTAACTTTAATACTACCTGCAGTAATAAACGAAAACCTCAGCGATATGGCGTCTTTTAAGAATAAGGTTAAAAGCGCAATGGACCAAATTTCTCTTCACTCTACGGAAGAAAGTATATGTGCGGATTTCAAGAATAACTCCATTTCTATTGGTAAAGCCAAAATCCCCCTTCCTACCCCCTTTCAACTAACAACTTTTGTGAAACCTTATACTTTAATATCCGGTGAAAACCATAACTCTTTCTGTTTCACAGCTTCAAAACCAACAGTTGCCGGTTTTATTGCAAAAAGTAAAGACCATTATTTAATAATCGCTATGTTTTTACCGGTAGGAGAAGTAGAATTTTCCGAAACCGACCAAGCTGAAGCAGAAACGTTTAAGGATAAGGTAAGTAAGGGGAGGATTTTAGAATGGTTCAACTCCTATTAA